One part of the Pristiophorus japonicus isolate sPriJap1 chromosome 21, sPriJap1.hap1, whole genome shotgun sequence genome encodes these proteins:
- the LOC139233749 gene encoding vimentin-like gives MFSGSRTSSPGLASNAAACQERERQAEVAQCETVEKDLQDGMQEGKEQIKELNERFAKYINNTVINLQRKNKELLAELKKLEKEEFNAVEKVYQKDYQDFQARVDEIQNELVLLKLEKDKLKSRLEKECQLKREFDRDFQDLKKKYEDSGAGLDKVQCQAKLLEAQLAQLKLVRDQERIYWQQKLDNLQNLEQADSSTLDLEQALRNMRQEYEQMARRNKEELQRYRHKFEENSVPLQKTKKETECYRSAMTDLRLRDEMHKSHLQEKEREINRIKEYNKALEKKIEAHTADFQTLVTVKNGLEQELSGYKSLLNQVEKKSRDYSSPPCITAPPSKAGAEDLNKMWC, from the coding sequence ATGTTTTCGGGCTCCAGGACCTCGTCGCCGGGCTTGGCGTCGAACGCGGCGGCCTGCCAGGAGCGGGAGCGGCAGGCCGAGGTGGCGCAGTGCGAGACGGTCGAGAAGGACCTGCAGGACGGCATGCAGGAGGGCAAGGAGCAGATCAAGGAGCTGAACGAGCGCTTCGCCAAGTACATCAACAACACGGTCATCAACCTGCAGCGCAAGAACAAGGAGCTGCTGGCCGAGCTGAAGAAGCTGGAGAAGGAGGAGTTCAACGCGGTGGAGAAGGTGTACCAGAAGGACTACCAGGACTTCCAGGCGAGGGTGGACGAGATCCAGAACGAGCTGGTGCTGCTCAAGCTGGAGAAGGACAAACTCAAGTCGCGGCTGGAGAAGGAGTGCCAGCTCAAGAGGGAGTTCGACCGCGACTTCCAGGACCTGAAGAAGAAGTACGAAGACTCGGGCGCCGGCCTGGACAAGGTGCAGTGCCAGGCCAAGCTGCTGGAGGCCCAGCTGGCGCAGCTCAAGCTGGTGCGCGACCAGGAGCGCATCTACTGGCAGCAGAAGCTGgacaacctgcagaacctggagcaggCGGACAGCAGCACGCTGGACCTGGAGCAGGCGCTGCGCAACATGCGCCAGGAGTACGAGCAGATGGCGCGCCGCAACAAGGAGGAGCTGCAGCGCTACCGCCACAAGTTCGAGGAGAACAGCGTGCCGCTGCAGAAGACCAAGAAGGAGACGGAGTGCTACCGCAGCGCCATGACCGACCTGCGGCTGCGGGACGAGATGCACAAGAGCCACCTGCAGGAGAAGGAGCGGGAGATCAACCGCATCAAGGAGTACAACAAGGCGCTGGAGAAAAAGATCGAGGCGCACACGGCCGACTTTCAGACTCTGGTGACGGTGAAGAACGGGCTGGAGCAAGAGCTGTCGGGCTACAAGAGCCTCTTGAATCAAGTGGAGAAAAAGTCCAGGGACTATTCCTCCCCGCCTTGCATAACCGCTCCCCCCTCCAAAGCTGGGGCGGAGGATCTGAACAAGATGTGGTGTTAG